A stretch of Lathyrus oleraceus cultivar Zhongwan6 chromosome 6, CAAS_Psat_ZW6_1.0, whole genome shotgun sequence DNA encodes these proteins:
- the LOC127096798 gene encoding probable polygalacturonase has product MSRQSMKTPRFENSYVIGVISVVLILGSVAECRIPSGKLNNFDYPAISCRKHSAILTDFGGVGDGKTSNTKAFKSAITNLSQYANDGGAQLIVPPGKWLTGSFNLTSHFTLFLQKDAVILGSQDESEWPQLPVFPSYGRAKDAPAGWSSSLIFGTNLTDVVITGNNGTIDGQGSYWWNKFHKHQLKITRPNMIELMYSNKIQISNLTLVNSPAWFVHPIYSSDIIINGLTILAPIDSPNTDGIDPDSSTNVRIEDNYIVSGDDCIAIKSGWDAYGIKVGKPSQQIIIRRLTCISPDSAMVALGSEMSGGIQDVRVEDVTAINTQSAVRIKTAVGRGAFVKDIFVKGMNLNTMKYVFWMTGDYKSHPDEGYDPKALPKISGINYRDVTAKNVTYAAKLEGISNDPFTGICISNATIEMSAQKKLPWNCTDVAGVTSNVSPKPCELLPEKEKLDCSFPSDKLPIENVQFKTCSYQNSVF; this is encoded by the exons ATGTCTCGTCAAAGCATGAAGACTCCACGATTTGAAAATTCCTAT GTTATTGGTGTGATTTCTGTAGTTTTGATATTGGGTTCAGTAGCAGAATGCAGAATACCTAGTGGTAAATTGAACAATTTCGATTATCCTGCAATCAGTTGCAGAAAACACAGTGCAATTTTGACAGATTTTGGCGGTGTTGGTGATGGAAAAACCTCTAACACAAAGGCTTTTAAATCTGCAATAACTAACCTAAGCCAATATGCAAATGATGGTGGTGCACAACTTATTGTTCCACCAGGTAAATGGCTCACCGGAAGCTTCAACCTCACAAGCCATTTCACACTTTTTCTCCAAAAAGATGCTGTCATTCTTGGATCTCAG GATGAATCAGAATGGCCTCAACTTCCTGTTTTCCCATCTTATGGAAGAGCTAAAGATGCACCTGCTGGATGGTCTAGTAGTCTCATTTTTGGAACTAATCTCACTGATGTGGTAATTACTGGAAACAATGGAACAATTGATGGACAAGGATCATATTGGTGGAACAAGTTCCACAAGCATCAGTTGAAAATCACTAGACCTAACATGATTGAGCTTATGTACTCTAATAAAATCCAAATATCTAATCTTACTTTGGTCAATTCCCCAGCTTGGTTTGTCCATCCAATTTACAGCAG TGATATAATTATAAATGGACTCACCATCCTTGCACCAATTGACTCTCCAAACACAGATGGCATCGACCCTG ATTCATCTACAAATGTTAGAATTGAAGACAACTACATTGTCTCTGGTGATGACTGCATTGCAATAAAAAGTGGATGGGATGCATATGGAATCAAAGTTGGAAAGCCATCTCAACAAATTATCATAAGAAGGTTAACATGTATATCACCTGATAGTGCTATGGTTGCATTAGGAAGTGAAATGTCAGGTGGAATCCAAGATGTAAGAGTTGAAGACGTAACTGCTATCAACACTCAATCAGCTGTTAGAATCAAAACAGCAGTCGGTAGAGGCGCATTCGTGAAGGACATTTTTGTTAAAGGAATGAACTTGAACACAATGAAATATGTGTTTTGGATGACGGGTGATTATAAATCACACCCTGACGAGGGGTATGACCCAAAAGCATTGCCTAAAATCAGTGGAATCAATTATAGAGATGTTACTGCGAAGAATGTGACATATGCGGCGAAACTTGAAGGGATTTCAAATGATCCTTTTACAGGAATATGTATTTCTAATGCGACTATTGAAATGAGTGCACAGAAGAAGCTTCCATGGAATTGTACAGATGTTGCTGGAGTTACAAGTAATGTGAGCCCTAAACCTTGTGAATTACTGCCAGAGAAAGAGAAGTTGGACTGTTCTTTTCCTAGCGACAAACTGCCCATTGAGAATGTTCAGTTCAAGACCTGTTCCTACCAAAATAGTGTTTTCTGA